From a region of the Danio aesculapii chromosome 4, fDanAes4.1, whole genome shotgun sequence genome:
- the LOC130223502 gene encoding uncharacterized protein LOC130223502 — MSRRRCALKCEGKVVFFSLPKDEAVKSQWLRFIFGKIPQKYSPNIVLCSRHFSDESYTNLHAYKAGFAGRLSLKDGSIPSLFGPACSSTESQPSTSQQTISSGCVRVDVACQTDSLETVNVTTQTDEFTKTSVGTQLSLRTLKDTHVRSKGSQATVTCETVGTITTSFDVPFASTPIKPSGVSITKRPHLELEEEEEEESDIDFEKEPHDSTFNPGDSTISQESEMSFVERPMYGDAKYIVFETCLRELFSTCPICKSKCDTEQHRMGTYVAFSQICPKCMYSRKWQSQPIVGSTPVGNILLSAATYFTGGSFIQLQKIFKAVHLNLFQYDTFRRHCRSFLEPAIIHMWKSEQQSIIAQLKEGGKTAIAGDMRADSPGHSAKFGTYTVMDMQSNTIVDLQLVQSNEVGGSYHMEKEGLKRCLDVLENNGLEVDYIVTDRHPQIQKYLRERKITQFYDVWHFEKGLFKKLIKLGKNKECGLVKKWQRSIRNHVYWCATSSTSGPEKVAKWTSLINHLQNVHTHDNALFPKCAHPLRASKDPKKWFQPGSQALYKVERVLCNKRVLKDVAKLSHHYQTSSLEAFHSLILRFTPKNVVFPFMGMLCRLYLAVFHHNENANRKQATTATGQAMYKMVLPKSKRGEWTTRALKTEPTYKYVEELLKLVFEVVIMDPTPFVDEMKAIPIPKSLCAEYDRPTKEEAIAHHVSRFSQEGVGSQRTDQPDLEMPAVSVLQHSTESQHEHYDPSSPSTS; from the exons atgtcgcgTAGACGCTGTGCTCTAAAGTGTGAGGGAAAAGTAGTGTTTTTTTCCCTACCTAaggatgaggctgtgaagagtcagtggttgaggttcaTTTTTGGAAAAATACCTCAGAAATATAGTCCCAACATTGTGCTGTGCTCCCGTCATTTCTCCGACGAGAGCTACACCAATCTACATGCATACAAAGCGGGATTTGCTGGACGGTTGTCGTTAAAGGATGGATCAATACCAAGTTTATTCGGACCAGCATGTTCTTCCACCGAATCACAACCT AGTACATCACAGCAGACCATTTCAAGTGGATGTGTACGTGTTGATGTGGCTTGTCAGACTGACTCTCTGGAAACTGTGAATGTGACTACACAAACGGATGAATTTACAAAAACATCTGTCGGCACACAGCTGTCCTTAAGAACACTGAAAGATACACACGTTCGGAGTAAAG GGTCACAGGCAACCGTTACATGTGAGACTGTTGGCACAATAACTACATCCTTTGATGTACCGTTTGCATCAACGCCGATAAAGCCTTCTGGTGTCAGCATAACCAAAAGACCTCATCTGGAATtggaagaggaggaagaggaagagtcAGACATAGACTTTGAGAAAGAACCTcatgactcaacttttaacccaggCGACTCAACCATTTCGCAGGAATCAGAAATGTC gtTTGTGGAAAGGCCCATGTATGGAGatgcaaaatacattgtttttgaaacatgtttgcGGGAGCTGTTTTCAACGTGTCCAATTTGCAAATCAAAGTGTGATACGGAGCAGCACCGCATGGGCACATATGTTGCATTCAGCCAGATTTGCCCCAAGTGTATGTACAGCAGGAAGTGGCAGAGCCAGCCCATTGTTGGAAGTACACCAGTTGGAAACATCCTCTTATCAGCAGCCACTTATTTTACAGGAGGCTCGTTTATCCAACTACAGAAG ATTTTCAAGGCTGTGCACTTAAACTTGTTCCAGTATGACACATTTCGTCGACATTGCAGAAGTTTTCTGGAACCAGCAATTATTCACATGTGGAAAAGTGAGCAGCAAAGCATAATAGCACAGTTAAAAGAGGGAGGAAAGACTGCTATAGCTGGAGATATGCGTGCAGACTCACCAG GCCATTCAGCAAAATTTGGAACCTACACAGTAATGGACATGCAGAGTAATACAATTGTGGACCTccagcttgttcag AGCAATGAGGTTGGAGGTAGCTACCATATGGAGAAAGAAGGGCTGAAGAGATGTCTGGATGTACTGGAGAACAACGGGTTAGAGGTGGATTACATCGTCACTGACCGTCATCCACAGATCCAGAAGTATCTCAGGGAGCGCAAGATAACCCAGTTCTATGATGTATGGCACTTCGAGAAGG gttTGTTTAAGAAATTAATTAAACTGGGAAAAAACAAGGAGTGTGGATTGGTGAAGAAGTGGCAACGTAGCATCAGAAATCATGTTTACTGGTGTGCCACTTCATCTACATCAGGACCAGAGAAGGTAGCTAAGTGGACTTCGCTGATTAACCATCTCCAGAATGTGCACACACATGATAATGCACTTTTTCCCAAGTGTGCTCATCCACTTAGAGCATCAAAGGACCCAAAGAAATGGTTTCAACCTG GGTCACAGGCTCTCTACAAAGTTGAAAGAGTCCTGTGCAACAAGAGGGTGCTGAAGGATGTGGCGAAGTTGAGTCATCATTATCAGACATCTTCACTTGAGGCTTTCCACAGCCTTATACTACGCTTCACACCAAAAAATGTTGTGTTCCCGTTCATGGGAATGCTGTGCAG ACTGTACCTTGCTGTGTTTCATCACAATGAAAATGCCAACCGAAAACAAGCCACGACAGCAACAGGACAAGCTATGTACAAAATGGTGTTGCCGAAATCCAAAAGAGGGGAATGGACAACACGGGCATTAAAAACAGAGCCAACCTATA AATATGTGGAGGAGCTACTGAAACTGGTGTTTGAAGTCGTCATTATGGACCCCACTCCATTTGTGGATGAAATGAAGGCCATTCCCATTCCAAAGTCCCTTTGTGCAGAATATGACAGACCGACAAAGGAAGAAGCCATTGCCCATCACGTGTCGCGGTTCAGTCAAGAGGGGGTCGGAAGCCAACGTACCGACCAGCCAGATCTGGAAATGCCTGCCGTATCCGTGTTACAACACAGCACGGAATCACAACACGAACACTATGACCCAAGTAGCCCCAGCACCAGCTGA